Proteins encoded by one window of Streptomyces sp. NBC_01571:
- a CDS encoding NADP-dependent oxidoreductase, translating to MKAIAVRDRDAAASGLALTDLPYPHAAENDVILRVHAAGFTRGELDWPATWSDRAGRDRTPSVPGHEVSGVVAELGYGTTGLTVGQRVFGLTDWTRNGSLAEYVAVEARNLAPLPADIEHTAAAALPISGLTAWQGLFDHARLTTGQTVLIHGAAGGVGSIAVQLAHEAGARVIGTGRSAARETVLALGAHAFLDLETDTLRDAGQVDVVFDVIGGDILDRSAALVRDGGTLVTIAQPPSVRPENGRAIFFVVEPDRTRLTDLAQRLRDGRLDVRIGEVRPLTEAAATFAPGRHVPGRSIIRVAED from the coding sequence ATGAAAGCCATCGCCGTTCGAGACCGCGACGCCGCCGCCAGTGGGCTGGCCCTGACGGACCTGCCCTATCCCCATGCCGCCGAGAACGATGTCATCCTGCGGGTGCATGCCGCGGGATTCACCCGCGGAGAGCTCGACTGGCCCGCGACCTGGTCCGATCGCGCCGGCCGCGACCGCACTCCGAGCGTGCCCGGACACGAGGTCTCGGGTGTCGTGGCAGAGCTCGGATACGGAACCACCGGCCTCACCGTCGGCCAGCGGGTCTTCGGACTGACCGACTGGACCCGCAACGGCTCGCTGGCCGAGTACGTGGCCGTCGAGGCCCGCAACCTCGCCCCCCTGCCCGCCGACATCGAGCACACGGCGGCGGCCGCGCTGCCGATCTCCGGACTGACCGCCTGGCAGGGTCTGTTCGACCACGCGCGCCTCACGACCGGCCAGACCGTCCTGATCCACGGTGCCGCGGGCGGTGTCGGTTCCATCGCGGTGCAGCTCGCACACGAGGCGGGCGCCCGTGTCATCGGCACCGGCCGGTCCGCCGCCCGGGAGACCGTCCTCGCGCTGGGCGCGCATGCGTTCCTGGACCTCGAGACCGACACGCTGCGGGACGCCGGCCAGGTCGACGTGGTGTTCGACGTGATCGGCGGTGACATCCTCGACCGCTCGGCCGCACTCGTACGCGACGGCGGCACCCTCGTCACGATCGCCCAGCCTCCTTCCGTCCGGCCCGAGAACGGGCGGGCGATCTTCTTCGTCGTGGAACCCGACCGCACACGCCTCACGGACCTCGCGCAGCGGCTCCGCGACGGAAGACTCGACGTGCGGATCGGTGAGGTGCGCCCACTGACCGAGGCAGCCGCCACCTTCGCCCCCGGGAGGCACGTCCCGGGCCGGAGCATCATCCGGGTCGCCGAGGACTGA
- a CDS encoding phosphotransferase family protein: MVEDTGLPHVTSDSDDQGWAATRAWVEKQLHEGERVEAAERLRGGWTSEMRRLHISGTGGRRQLVLRSFVKPFYLRAAHGLLTREAQVLTLLRTTDVPAATVRAVDATGEHCDHPSLLMSMLPGGVRLEQDRAETRAALLARQLVTIHRTQITERTRPRSYQAWTSPERVRPPAAPDRPELWERAVDVIRQDPPDYEGCFLHRDFHPGNVLFSGHGEDLRISGVVDWVETSWGPADLDVAHCSTALALLHGPDIGMTFADLYVAAGGKLSNEPAAHLYWRLLDALAFAPDAEKVAGPWNELGRTDLTPPALTGRLEGYLEALLRRYG; this comes from the coding sequence ATGGTCGAGGACACGGGGCTGCCGCACGTCACTTCCGATTCGGACGATCAAGGCTGGGCGGCCACGCGTGCGTGGGTCGAGAAGCAGTTGCACGAAGGGGAGCGGGTCGAGGCTGCTGAGAGACTGCGCGGTGGCTGGACTTCGGAGATGCGTCGCCTCCACATCTCCGGGACTGGCGGCAGACGGCAGCTGGTGCTCCGGTCCTTCGTCAAACCCTTCTACCTGCGAGCCGCGCACGGCCTCCTCACACGCGAAGCGCAGGTCCTCACGCTGCTGCGGACCACCGATGTGCCCGCGGCCACCGTCCGGGCCGTCGACGCGACCGGAGAGCACTGCGACCACCCGTCGCTGCTGATGTCGATGCTGCCCGGCGGTGTCCGGCTGGAACAGGACCGGGCCGAGACGCGTGCCGCGCTCCTTGCCCGGCAATTGGTGACGATCCACCGGACACAGATCACCGAGCGGACGCGCCCCCGTTCCTACCAGGCATGGACCTCTCCCGAACGCGTCCGTCCGCCGGCTGCCCCCGACCGTCCGGAGCTGTGGGAACGCGCGGTCGACGTCATTCGGCAAGACCCGCCGGACTACGAGGGGTGCTTCCTGCACCGGGACTTTCACCCCGGTAACGTGCTGTTCAGCGGGCACGGTGAGGACCTTCGCATCAGCGGCGTCGTGGACTGGGTCGAGACGTCCTGGGGCCCGGCCGATCTGGATGTCGCCCACTGCTCCACCGCGCTCGCCCTCCTTCACGGCCCCGACATCGGCATGACGTTCGCCGACCTCTACGTCGCCGCAGGCGGCAAGTTGAGCAACGAGCCGGCCGCTCACCTGTACTGGAGACTGCTGGACGCCCTGGCCTTCGCGCCGGACGCCGAGAAGGTCGCCGGTCCCTGGAACGAGTTGGGGCGCACCGACCTCACTCCCCCGGCTCTCACCGGACGTCTGGAGGGTTACCTCGAGGCGCTGCTCCGACGCTACGGCTGA
- a CDS encoding alpha-amylase family glycosyl hydrolase, which translates to MTSFRPAPGWLADAVFYQIYPQSFADSNGDGIGDFDGITERLDHLAWLGVNTVWLNPCFVSPFRDAGYDVSDYLAVAPRYGSADDLAALVDEAGRRGIRVLLDLVAGHTSDEHPWFTAAADDPADDRYIWAPEGRPDGFVPSPGTRPGAYLPNFFAFQPALNFGYARGNPAEPWRGPVDAEGPRANRAALRTVMDHWLGLGLSGFRVDMAASLVKDDPGRRETAAVWRELRHWMDGAHPDAVLLSEWGEPEVSVPAGFHADFFLQFGGDTDGLALRSLWSNGAGTVNEAWDPLDCFFDPSGLGSPEPFVEAWRRASGALGASGFISLPTANHDFSRLNCGPRTAEQLPVAFAFQLTWPTLPAIYYGDEIGMRYVPDLPDKEGSVLGPRYNRAGSRTPMQWDDGPNAGFSTAPADRLYLPLDPSPTRPTVAAQRADETSLLHLVRRLVALRSASPELGPDGSVEVLHAGYPFVYLRGGRYLVIVNPARSGGSCTIDGIRDARPLETAGVRLNGSSVTADGFAYGVFELDG; encoded by the coding sequence ATGACTTCGTTCCGTCCCGCCCCCGGCTGGCTGGCCGACGCCGTCTTCTACCAGATCTACCCGCAGTCCTTCGCCGACTCGAACGGCGACGGCATCGGTGACTTCGACGGGATCACCGAGCGCCTCGACCACCTCGCGTGGCTGGGCGTCAACACCGTGTGGCTCAACCCCTGCTTCGTGTCGCCGTTCCGCGACGCCGGTTACGACGTCTCCGACTACCTGGCCGTGGCCCCCCGTTACGGCTCCGCCGACGACCTCGCCGCGCTGGTGGACGAGGCGGGCCGGCGCGGCATCCGGGTCCTGCTGGACCTGGTGGCCGGTCACACCTCCGACGAGCACCCGTGGTTCACGGCCGCCGCCGACGACCCGGCCGACGACCGCTACATCTGGGCGCCCGAGGGCCGCCCGGACGGTTTCGTCCCCTCCCCCGGCACCCGCCCCGGCGCGTATCTCCCCAACTTCTTCGCCTTCCAGCCCGCCCTCAACTTCGGGTACGCGCGCGGGAATCCGGCGGAGCCGTGGCGCGGCCCGGTGGACGCCGAGGGCCCGCGCGCCAACCGGGCGGCCCTGCGCACGGTCATGGATCACTGGCTGGGCCTCGGCCTGTCCGGCTTCCGTGTCGACATGGCCGCGTCACTCGTCAAGGACGACCCCGGAAGGCGCGAGACCGCCGCCGTCTGGAGGGAGTTGCGCCACTGGATGGACGGCGCGCATCCGGACGCGGTGCTGCTCTCGGAGTGGGGCGAGCCGGAGGTCTCCGTTCCCGCGGGCTTCCACGCCGACTTCTTCCTGCAGTTCGGCGGCGACACCGACGGTCTCGCACTGCGGTCGCTGTGGAGCAACGGCGCGGGGACGGTCAACGAGGCATGGGACCCGCTCGACTGCTTCTTCGACCCGAGCGGCCTGGGCTCGCCCGAGCCCTTCGTCGAAGCCTGGCGCCGGGCGTCCGGTGCGCTCGGCGCGAGCGGCTTCATCTCCCTGCCCACCGCCAACCACGACTTCTCCCGCCTCAACTGCGGTCCCCGCACGGCCGAACAGCTCCCGGTCGCCTTCGCCTTCCAGCTGACCTGGCCGACGCTCCCGGCGATCTACTACGGCGACGAGATCGGCATGCGCTACGTCCCCGATCTGCCCGACAAGGAGGGCAGTGTGCTCGGCCCGCGCTACAACCGCGCGGGCTCGCGCACCCCGATGCAGTGGGACGACGGCCCGAACGCCGGCTTCTCCACCGCTCCGGCGGACCGCCTCTACCTCCCCCTCGACCCGTCGCCGACCCGTCCCACCGTCGCCGCGCAGCGCGCCGACGAGACCTCGCTCCTGCACCTCGTACGCCGCCTCGTCGCCTTGCGCTCGGCCTCACCGGAGCTCGGCCCGGACGGCTCGGTGGAGGTGCTGCACGCCGGATACCCGTTCGTCTACCTGCGCGGCGGCCGCTATCTCGTGATCGTCAACCCGGCCCGCAGCGGCGGGAGTTGCACGATCGACGGCATCCGTGACGCCCGCCCGCTGGAGACCGCTGGTGTCCGCCTGAACGGCTCCTCCGTCACCGCCGACGGTTTCGCGTACGGGGTCTTCGAACTCGACGGGTGA
- a CDS encoding GlxA family transcriptional regulator: protein MSLAPHRVVILVYDGVKLLDVAGPAEVFAEANRLGTDYRIALLSTTGADVASSIGIRIAVDGSPTSEPAPDTFVMPGGDIYPRTPVTRDLVEAAADLAVRSGRVASVCSGAFVLGAAGLLDGKRATTHWKVAGELAARYPKTRVEPDSIYVRDGTTYTSAGVSAGIDLALALVEEDHGPDLSRDVARALVVYLQRAGGQSQFSAPLQGPPPRSPALRSVVDLVMGDPGGNHSLDELAKHLNLSSRHLTRLFREEMSTTPARYVESIRFDIAKALLDQGHTATQAAALAGFPSYESLRRVFARELSISPAAYQRRFGTARRA, encoded by the coding sequence GTGAGCCTCGCCCCGCACCGAGTCGTGATCCTCGTCTACGACGGGGTCAAACTGCTGGACGTCGCCGGCCCCGCAGAAGTGTTCGCGGAAGCGAATCGACTGGGTACCGACTACCGCATCGCCCTGCTGTCGACGACCGGTGCCGACGTCGCCTCGTCGATCGGCATCCGCATCGCGGTCGACGGCAGCCCCACCTCCGAGCCTGCCCCCGACACGTTCGTGATGCCAGGCGGGGACATCTATCCGAGAACACCCGTCACCCGCGATCTGGTCGAGGCCGCGGCGGATCTGGCGGTCCGGTCCGGGCGGGTGGCGTCCGTCTGCTCGGGGGCGTTCGTCCTCGGTGCCGCCGGCCTCCTGGACGGCAAACGTGCGACCACCCACTGGAAGGTCGCGGGGGAACTCGCCGCCCGGTACCCGAAGACCCGCGTCGAACCCGACTCCATCTACGTCCGCGACGGCACCACGTACACCTCCGCGGGTGTCAGCGCCGGAATCGACCTGGCGCTGGCACTCGTCGAGGAGGACCACGGGCCGGACCTGAGCCGGGACGTCGCTCGCGCCCTGGTGGTCTATCTGCAACGAGCCGGTGGCCAGTCACAGTTCTCCGCTCCCCTTCAGGGCCCGCCGCCCCGGTCACCGGCCCTTCGCAGCGTCGTCGACCTGGTGATGGGGGATCCCGGCGGGAACCACTCCCTCGACGAACTCGCCAAGCACCTCAACCTCAGCTCCCGCCACCTGACACGGCTGTTCCGGGAGGAGATGTCCACGACACCGGCCCGGTACGTCGAGTCGATCCGGTTCGACATCGCGAAGGCCCTGCTCGACCAGGGGCACACCGCGACACAGGCGGCGGCGCTGGCCGGATTTCCCAGTTACGAGAGTCTCCGGCGGGTCTTCGCCCGGGAGTTGTCCATCAGCCCGGCGGCCTACCAGCGCCGCTTCGGCACCGCCCGCCGCGCATAG
- a CDS encoding DUF2993 domain-containing protein — MRRRTVTVLACVGVLVALPVGGEPLARAELQHRVRTAIASRVPDGDLRIGLSSRPAFLQLADKRLPFVEVDGAHARLGRIPDASFHARLEDVRLTGGGDRRAEVASARVTVLIPPGAVAGLTGDPGGLPVTEVRTDPYQDTLTLLFGQGGLGSVTVRPGTAAGRVRMTVTSVEIMGRAAPDAVARRIREAVAQRAAPEAYPLGLRATSARVEEDGIHVRLRSDGPATPSRAG; from the coding sequence GTGAGGCGCCGCACCGTGACCGTCCTGGCCTGCGTGGGCGTACTGGTCGCCCTTCCGGTGGGCGGCGAACCGCTCGCCCGCGCCGAGCTGCAGCACCGCGTCCGTACCGCGATCGCGTCCCGGGTGCCGGACGGAGACCTCCGGATAGGGCTCTCGTCCCGCCCGGCGTTCCTCCAACTCGCCGACAAGCGGCTGCCGTTCGTCGAGGTGGACGGAGCGCACGCGCGGCTCGGCCGGATTCCCGACGCCTCGTTCCACGCCCGGCTGGAGGACGTACGGCTGACCGGCGGCGGTGACAGACGTGCCGAGGTGGCTTCGGCGCGGGTGACGGTACTGATCCCGCCGGGCGCCGTGGCCGGCCTGACCGGGGACCCCGGCGGCCTGCCGGTCACCGAAGTGCGTACCGACCCCTACCAGGACACCCTGACGCTGCTGTTCGGGCAGGGCGGCCTCGGCAGTGTGACAGTCCGGCCCGGAACCGCGGCCGGACGCGTCAGGATGACGGTGACGTCGGTCGAGATCATGGGCAGGGCCGCCCCCGACGCCGTGGCGCGACGGATCCGCGAGGCCGTCGCACAGCGGGCCGCCCCCGAGGCCTATCCGCTGGGGCTGCGCGCCACCTCGGCGCGGGTCGAGGAGGACGGCATCCACGTCCGCCTCAGGTCGGACGGGCCCGCCACACCGAGCCGCGCCGGCTGA
- a CDS encoding HAMP domain-containing sensor histidine kinase, which yields MRVPRYGGGRPWRRPGPITRGITLVTTAVALVAVVLTGVTAWYLVRTGAEAQQRDQLGRQAEVLSRTPVLSELLLDREQRLAGSNGQQVAVVTPGGETVGPATAAVDGRTRTRLLSGEAVSTEASLNGTDVLVEGRPTPGGGAVVLTQPYVVVHDSVARMRRALPLPLVVGLVGGGLAGLLLARRLSRPLTAAATTARRLAEGERGLRAAPGGPRELTDLTRALNVLDAALAHSENRQREFLLSVSHELRTPLTATLGYAEALADGVVGPEELPMVGETLLSETRRLERFVQDLLDLAHLETDDFRVETRPVDLDALAGKAGTVWAGRCARHGVVFRVERPGRPLTVETDGVRVRQMIDGLAENALRVTPAGAPLVLALAPDGDGARIQVRDGGPGLTPEDAAVAFERGTLHARYQGVRPVGTGLGLAIVHRLAQRLGGSVTARGHGPEGGACFTVRVPGRPGASG from the coding sequence GTGAGGGTCCCCCGGTACGGCGGCGGGCGGCCGTGGCGGCGGCCCGGTCCGATCACCCGTGGCATCACCCTGGTCACGACGGCGGTAGCGCTGGTCGCCGTGGTGCTCACGGGCGTCACCGCCTGGTATCTCGTCCGCACCGGCGCGGAGGCCCAGCAGCGCGACCAACTGGGCCGCCAGGCGGAGGTGCTGAGCCGGACGCCTGTCCTCTCGGAGCTCCTGCTCGACCGTGAACAGCGGCTCGCGGGCTCCAACGGACAGCAGGTCGCGGTCGTCACCCCCGGCGGAGAGACGGTGGGTCCGGCGACCGCGGCCGTGGACGGCCGGACACGGACGAGGCTGCTCAGCGGGGAGGCGGTGTCCACGGAGGCGTCCCTGAACGGCACGGACGTCCTGGTCGAGGGCCGCCCCACGCCCGGAGGCGGTGCCGTCGTACTGACCCAGCCGTACGTCGTCGTCCACGACAGTGTGGCCCGGATGCGCCGGGCGCTCCCGCTCCCGCTCGTGGTCGGTCTGGTGGGCGGCGGCCTCGCCGGGCTGCTGCTGGCCCGGCGCCTGTCCCGCCCGCTCACCGCGGCCGCGACCACGGCCCGGCGGCTGGCCGAGGGCGAACGCGGGCTGCGTGCCGCGCCGGGCGGGCCCCGTGAACTGACTGACCTCACCCGCGCGTTGAACGTCCTCGACGCGGCACTGGCGCACAGCGAGAACCGGCAGCGGGAGTTCCTGCTCTCCGTCTCGCACGAGCTGCGCACCCCGCTCACCGCGACCCTGGGCTACGCGGAGGCCCTCGCCGACGGCGTGGTCGGGCCCGAGGAACTCCCCATGGTGGGCGAGACGTTGCTCAGCGAGACCCGGCGGCTCGAGCGCTTCGTGCAGGACCTGCTGGACCTCGCCCATCTGGAGACCGACGACTTCCGGGTCGAGACCCGGCCGGTGGACCTGGACGCGCTGGCCGGGAAGGCGGGCACGGTCTGGGCGGGTCGCTGCGCGCGGCACGGTGTGGTCTTCCGGGTCGAGCGGCCGGGCCGTCCCCTGACCGTCGAAACGGACGGCGTACGGGTGCGCCAGATGATCGACGGCCTCGCGGAGAACGCGCTGCGGGTGACCCCGGCGGGCGCGCCCCTGGTCCTGGCCCTCGCCCCGGACGGCGACGGTGCCCGGATCCAGGTCCGCGACGGCGGTCCCGGGCTGACACCCGAGGACGCCGCGGTCGCCTTCGAACGCGGCACCCTGCACGCCCGCTACCAGGGCGTCCGCCCGGTCGGCACCGGCCTCGGCCTGGCCATCGTGCACCGGCTCGCCCAGCGCCTGGGCGGTTCGGTGACGGCGCGGGGGCACGGGCCGGAGGGCGGCGCGTGTTTCACCGTACGGGTGCCGGGACGGCCGGGGGCGAGTGGCTGA
- a CDS encoding response regulator transcription factor has product MPDSKGLVLVVEDERHIADLQRLYLTREGFGVHVETDGRAGLAAARRLRPVAIVLDIALPGLDGVEVCRRLREDGDWTPVLLVTARDDEADRVLGLELGADDYVTKPFSPRELVARVKTVLRRAAGPPEAAARRVGRVAVDPVRRTAEADGRPVELTATEFDLLAHLLRHPGRVFLREQLLAQVWGQADYRGSRTVDVHVAQLRAKLGDASPIRTVRGVGYSAADPAR; this is encoded by the coding sequence ATGCCGGACAGCAAGGGCCTCGTGCTGGTCGTCGAGGACGAGCGGCACATCGCCGACCTCCAGCGGCTCTATCTGACCCGCGAGGGCTTCGGCGTGCACGTCGAGACGGACGGCCGGGCGGGGCTGGCGGCGGCGCGGCGGCTGCGGCCCGTGGCGATCGTCCTGGACATCGCGCTGCCGGGACTGGACGGCGTCGAGGTGTGCCGCAGGCTGCGCGAGGACGGCGACTGGACGCCGGTGCTGCTGGTCACGGCACGCGACGACGAAGCCGACCGGGTGCTCGGTCTGGAACTCGGCGCGGACGACTACGTCACCAAACCCTTCTCGCCCCGGGAACTGGTCGCCCGGGTCAAGACGGTGCTGCGCCGCGCGGCCGGACCGCCCGAAGCCGCGGCCCGGCGCGTAGGACGGGTCGCGGTCGACCCGGTGCGCCGTACGGCCGAGGCCGACGGGCGGCCCGTGGAACTGACGGCCACCGAGTTCGACCTGCTCGCCCATCTGCTGCGCCATCCCGGCCGGGTCTTCCTCCGGGAGCAGCTGCTCGCGCAGGTGTGGGGGCAGGCCGACTACCGGGGCAGCCGGACCGTGGACGTCCATGTCGCGCAACTGCGCGCCAAGCTCGGTGACGCCAGCCCGATCCGGACCGTGCGGGGCGTCGGCTACAGCGCGGCGGACCCGGCGCGGTGA
- a CDS encoding MMPL family transporter — MTASAPPDTAPPGPPTATPSGALHRLGRWCARNARRVVAAWLLVLVAAFAADRAWGGTYQDEFSLPGTSAQRGADLLEEHGSDLKGVGAQIVLKADDGLAAHRTSLDAAMAGIGRLPEVLTVADPLTTPGTVSVDGTTGYATLRFADNPVTFDRSYLDGVDRAVAGLRADHVSVDYGGPLGQLARPKAADGLSEAIGLVTAVVVLLFGFGSVAAAGLPLVTAVAGLAGGVAVLGLVAAAVTFGATAPTLATMMGLGVGLDYALFLTTRHRGLLASGAGPEEAAGRALATSGRAVLVAAATVAMALAGLYASGVSFIGSLGAAAGITVLVAALASLTLTPALLGLTGGRVDRWSVRRPVAESADDDDTWHRWAATVGRRPWLFLVAGLLVLGVLALPVASLRLGHIDAGASSTDYTERRAYDLISDGFGAGTNGPLTVVVALDGTGADRDAVTAGVRTALSGTPDVVTVTGPVATPDGGLLTATVVPRRGPEDASTTALVHRLEDRVLPRALDGTGAHAHVTGTTAVQIAFRDTLGERLPWVVGVVVGAAFVLLLCVFRSLLVALKAAVLNLLSIGAAYGVVVAVFQWGWGGALFGVTESVPVESFVPMMMFAIVFGLSMDYEIFLLSRIREVWLETGDNDASVAGGLAATARVISCAAIVMTSVFLAFLLSTNVVIKMMALGLGVSVVIDATIVRLLLVPATMYLFGRANWWLPRRLDRILPRLDAEGTAVSRQPEPAAAREPEATA; from the coding sequence ATGACTGCCTCCGCACCTCCCGACACCGCACCCCCCGGCCCGCCCACGGCCACGCCGTCCGGCGCGCTGCACCGCCTGGGCCGGTGGTGCGCCCGCAACGCCCGCCGGGTGGTCGCCGCCTGGCTGCTCGTCCTGGTCGCCGCCTTCGCCGCCGACCGGGCCTGGGGCGGCACCTATCAGGACGAGTTCTCGCTGCCGGGCACCAGCGCGCAGCGGGGCGCCGACCTGCTGGAGGAGCACGGCAGCGATCTGAAGGGCGTCGGCGCGCAGATCGTCCTGAAGGCGGACGACGGACTCGCCGCCCACCGGACCTCCCTCGACGCCGCGATGGCGGGGATCGGCCGGTTGCCCGAGGTGTTGACGGTCGCCGATCCGCTGACCACGCCGGGCACGGTCTCCGTGGACGGCACGACCGGCTACGCCACGCTCCGCTTCGCCGACAACCCGGTGACCTTCGACCGTTCGTACCTGGACGGGGTCGACCGGGCCGTCGCCGGTCTGCGTGCCGACCACGTGAGCGTGGACTACGGCGGCCCGCTCGGTCAGCTGGCCCGGCCCAAGGCCGCCGACGGGCTGTCGGAGGCGATCGGCCTGGTGACGGCCGTGGTCGTGCTGCTGTTCGGCTTCGGCAGTGTCGCGGCGGCCGGCCTGCCCCTGGTCACGGCGGTCGCCGGACTCGCCGGCGGGGTGGCCGTCCTCGGACTCGTGGCCGCGGCCGTCACCTTCGGCGCCACCGCGCCCACCCTCGCCACGATGATGGGGCTGGGCGTCGGTCTCGACTACGCGCTGTTCCTCACCACACGCCACCGGGGACTGCTCGCGTCCGGGGCCGGCCCGGAGGAGGCGGCGGGGCGCGCCCTCGCCACCAGCGGACGCGCCGTCCTGGTCGCGGCGGCGACGGTCGCCATGGCGCTGGCCGGCCTGTATGCCTCCGGGGTGTCGTTCATCGGAAGCCTGGGCGCCGCCGCCGGGATCACCGTGCTGGTCGCCGCGCTCGCCTCGCTCACCCTGACACCGGCGCTGCTCGGGCTGACGGGTGGGCGCGTCGACCGCTGGAGCGTGCGCCGGCCGGTGGCCGAGTCCGCGGACGACGACGACACCTGGCATCGCTGGGCCGCGACCGTCGGACGCAGGCCCTGGCTCTTCCTCGTCGCGGGCCTGCTGGTTCTCGGAGTCCTCGCCCTTCCCGTCGCCTCCCTGCGGCTCGGTCACATCGACGCGGGCGCCAGCTCGACGGACTACACCGAGCGCCGGGCGTACGACCTGATCTCGGACGGGTTCGGCGCGGGCACCAACGGCCCGCTCACGGTGGTCGTCGCGCTGGACGGGACCGGCGCGGACCGGGACGCCGTCACCGCCGGAGTGCGCACCGCGCTCTCCGGCACCCCCGACGTCGTCACCGTCACCGGACCGGTCGCCACGCCGGACGGCGGCCTGCTCACCGCCACGGTCGTGCCCCGCCGGGGGCCGGAGGACGCGTCCACCACCGCGCTGGTGCACCGGCTGGAGGACCGGGTACTCCCGCGGGCGCTCGACGGCACCGGGGCGCACGCCCACGTCACGGGTACCACCGCCGTCCAGATCGCCTTCCGCGACACCCTGGGGGAGCGGCTGCCGTGGGTCGTGGGGGTGGTGGTCGGCGCGGCCTTCGTCCTGCTGCTCTGCGTCTTCCGCAGTCTCCTCGTGGCCCTCAAGGCGGCCGTGCTCAACCTGTTGTCGATCGGCGCTGCCTACGGTGTCGTGGTCGCCGTCTTCCAATGGGGCTGGGGCGGCGCCCTGTTCGGTGTGACCGAGTCCGTGCCCGTCGAGTCGTTCGTCCCGATGATGATGTTCGCCATCGTCTTCGGACTCTCGATGGACTACGAGATCTTCCTGCTCTCACGCATCCGTGAGGTGTGGCTGGAGACCGGCGACAACGACGCGAGTGTGGCCGGCGGACTGGCCGCCACCGCGCGGGTCATCAGCTGTGCGGCGATCGTCATGACCAGTGTGTTCCTCGCCTTCCTGCTCTCCACCAACGTGGTGATCAAGATGATGGCGCTCGGGCTCGGTGTGAGTGTGGTCATCGACGCCACGATCGTGCGTCTGCTGCTGGTCCCGGCCACCATGTACCTGTTCGGCAGGGCCAATTGGTGGCTCCCGCGCAGGCTCGACCGGATCCTGCCGCGCCTGGACGCCGAGGGGACGGCCGTGTCCCGGCAGCCGGAACCCGCCGCGGCCCGTGAGCCGGAGGCGACCGCGTGA
- a CDS encoding HD domain-containing protein produces the protein MNDIIAEVEIPETAAVAEATDFLRETTGPLIFHHSRRVFLFGSLHARKLGLNPDPELLYISAMFHDTGLLTPFSDEEQRFELDGADHARKFLLDRGFPAGAAEVVWTTIALHTTPGIPGRMGPETAAMTYGVLTDAVGWGLDGLDGGQVEEIVAAHPRGEFKKEFLQAFVDGLRNRPDTTYGTINADVLEHFVPGFHRTTMVERIMDAPWPK, from the coding sequence ATGAACGACATCATCGCAGAGGTGGAAATTCCCGAGACCGCGGCAGTGGCGGAGGCCACCGATTTCCTCCGGGAAACGACAGGGCCGCTCATCTTTCATCACTCCCGGCGTGTCTTCCTCTTCGGTTCCCTTCACGCGCGGAAGCTCGGCCTCAATCCTGATCCGGAACTGCTGTACATCTCCGCGATGTTTCACGACACGGGCCTGTTGACCCCGTTCTCGGACGAGGAGCAGCGTTTCGAACTCGACGGCGCCGACCACGCGCGCAAGTTCCTGCTCGACCGCGGGTTCCCGGCCGGCGCGGCCGAGGTCGTCTGGACGACGATCGCGCTGCACACGACGCCGGGAATTCCCGGCCGCATGGGCCCGGAGACGGCTGCCATGACCTACGGCGTCCTCACCGACGCGGTGGGCTGGGGGCTGGACGGACTGGACGGCGGCCAGGTGGAGGAGATCGTCGCCGCCCATCCGCGCGGAGAATTCAAGAAGGAATTCCTGCAGGCATTCGTCGACGGACTCAGGAATCGTCCCGACACCACATACGGGACCATCAATGCGGACGTGCTGGAACACTTCGTCCCCGGTTTCCACCGCACGACCATGGTCGAGCGGATCATGGATGCGCCCTGGCCGAAGTGA